Proteins co-encoded in one Desulfitobacterium hafniense DCB-2 genomic window:
- a CDS encoding energy-coupling factor transporter transmembrane component T family protein, which produces MLERGLYHPGESILHKLDPRLKIGSLVILGLLMTTVNWGGLLCLTGGLFIMLGYSPLPIKAFQSVIKAGVVLGLFYTLIMGWHWQEGWFFWKGYWSMAGVLQGLMMSWRILLVFLLTRMFSAFTLPSEQGIGIAFFLAPFYRITPKAADFALLITLTLRFIPLLLEEAALLYKARLAKGNLPGQWIGKIKDLAALLLPLLRIALRRAEELAENLVARGYVSGGYRVLGTKEWESKDSWGAVVLILWSIGTLVIELGLKIW; this is translated from the coding sequence TTGTTAGAAAGAGGACTGTATCACCCTGGTGAAAGCATATTGCATAAGCTCGATCCGCGACTGAAAATCGGGAGTCTTGTTATTCTGGGGTTGTTAATGACTACAGTGAACTGGGGAGGGTTGCTCTGCCTGACCGGGGGGCTTTTTATCATGCTTGGCTACAGCCCTTTGCCCATTAAGGCCTTTCAATCCGTCATCAAGGCGGGAGTTGTATTAGGGCTTTTCTATACTTTAATTATGGGCTGGCATTGGCAAGAGGGGTGGTTCTTTTGGAAAGGGTACTGGTCTATGGCGGGAGTGCTTCAGGGACTGATGATGAGCTGGCGGATCCTGCTGGTTTTCCTCTTGACCCGAATGTTTTCTGCCTTTACCTTGCCCTCAGAGCAAGGGATAGGAATCGCTTTCTTTCTGGCGCCTTTTTACCGTATAACTCCTAAGGCGGCTGATTTTGCCCTCTTAATCACGTTGACTTTGCGCTTTATCCCTTTGTTGCTGGAGGAGGCTGCTTTGCTTTATAAAGCCCGTCTGGCTAAGGGGAATTTGCCTGGGCAATGGATCGGAAAGATCAAGGATCTAGCGGCCCTTTTACTCCCCTTGCTGCGCATTGCTTTGCGCCGGGCCGAGGAATTGGCGGAAAATCTCGTGGCCCGGGGCTATGTTTCCGGTGGTTACCGGGTCCTGGGAACCAAGGAATGGGAGAGCAAGGATAGCTGGGGAGCCGTGGTCCTAATCCTATGGAGTATTGGGACTTTAGTTATTGAACTTGGGTTAAAAATATGGTAA
- a CDS encoding biotin transporter BioY codes for MNAQHLAKTAAMAALLCLAGMIMRWASPALVPFSVLPVFVFLTGLILGPKYGSLAVIVYVFLGLLGLPVFASAPFGGIGYVLKPSFGYLLGDIAAAYTVGKLYNRQSLLSALLAVLGGIIVLYLIGLAYFYLVMHFILHQSTTMALVISMGFLPFIAGDLIKGGIAAWVGNQLIKRQRSSSL; via the coding sequence ATGAATGCCCAACATTTAGCCAAGACCGCGGCTATGGCTGCTCTTTTATGTTTGGCCGGTATGATCATGCGCTGGGCTTCCCCAGCCTTGGTCCCATTTAGTGTTCTCCCTGTCTTTGTCTTTCTAACCGGCCTTATTCTAGGACCCAAATACGGGAGCTTAGCCGTCATCGTTTATGTATTTCTCGGTTTACTGGGTTTACCTGTCTTTGCCAGCGCTCCTTTTGGCGGCATCGGCTATGTGCTGAAGCCCTCCTTCGGTTACCTGCTGGGGGATATCGCCGCCGCTTATACGGTGGGGAAACTCTATAACCGGCAAAGTCTGCTATCCGCTCTACTGGCCGTTCTGGGCGGCATTATCGTCTTATATCTGATCGGCTTAGCCTATTTTTATCTGGTCATGCATTTTATCCTCCATCAATCCACCACTATGGCTCTGGTCATCTCCATGGGCTTTCTTCCCTTCATCGCCGGCGATTTGATCAAAGGCGGAATAGCCGCCTGGGTGGGTAACCAGCTTATCAAGCGTCAGCGCTCAAGCAGCCTCTAG
- a CDS encoding ABC transporter ATP-binding protein: MMKSLEGKAISLGIIQGIDFSLRQGEVIALMGPNGAGKSTLARLLAGLNEPASGKLNLLEGGQEIPWTRVRRWQEIGIIGQHPRRQTIGATVGEELGFGLLNLGYEVKKVQDMVRELAYRMGLEGKLHQSPATLSGGERQRLVLGAILALNPAFLLLDEALSMLDRRAQEACLELLEEKGKHMGQLWITHDPLLAEKADRLWVMKEGKLSTMGRPQTALRDERFCQEYGIRAPYSPSYSPGYSSVREKMGEKYQAESPFLHGDGRKDTLEWREAEYGQRLQLTEKIKEGCFLAVLGPSGAGKSTLLESAVGLIHPSRGKFLAFGQEVTRQTKQWQKARLLLQEPGEYIIGGTVYDEVFYLQNKKERKAGAQRNIEYLQVFGIPPEKALAYPEYLSGGERQRVALAAALESLPEILLLDEPLLGLDLAGRSMMLELLQELKGRMTILYITHDWSEVRELADEVWLVEKGRITFKQRSKDGAMEIDDQQLKEAGVHC; the protein is encoded by the coding sequence ATGATGAAATCACTGGAGGGGAAAGCCATCAGCTTGGGCATAATTCAGGGGATTGATTTTTCACTCCGCCAAGGGGAAGTTATTGCCTTAATGGGGCCCAATGGAGCAGGTAAGTCCACCTTGGCCCGGCTTCTGGCCGGCTTGAATGAACCTGCTTCAGGGAAGCTTAACTTGCTTGAGGGTGGGCAGGAAATTCCCTGGACAAGGGTCCGGCGCTGGCAGGAGATTGGCATCATCGGTCAACATCCGCGGCGGCAGACCATCGGAGCAACGGTTGGGGAAGAGTTGGGCTTTGGGCTTTTGAATCTGGGATATGAAGTGAAGAAGGTCCAGGATATGGTCAGAGAACTGGCTTACCGGATGGGTCTTGAAGGTAAACTCCATCAATCCCCCGCCACCCTTTCCGGGGGAGAGCGGCAGCGCCTGGTGCTGGGGGCCATCCTTGCTCTTAATCCGGCTTTTCTTTTGCTGGATGAGGCTTTAAGCATGTTGGATAGACGGGCTCAGGAGGCTTGCCTGGAACTTTTGGAGGAAAAAGGGAAGCACATGGGGCAGCTTTGGATTACACACGATCCGCTGTTAGCGGAAAAAGCAGACCGCCTCTGGGTCATGAAGGAAGGGAAGCTGTCGACTATGGGAAGGCCGCAAACGGCACTCCGGGATGAAAGGTTTTGCCAGGAGTATGGGATTCGTGCTCCTTATTCGCCAAGTTATTCTCCGGGCTATTCTTCTGTTCGGGAGAAGATGGGGGAGAAGTATCAGGCGGAAAGCCCCTTTCTCCATGGAGATGGAAGAAAAGATACTTTAGAGTGGCGGGAAGCAGAGTATGGTCAACGGCTGCAACTTACAGAAAAAATCAAAGAAGGATGTTTTTTGGCTGTCTTAGGTCCTTCCGGAGCAGGAAAATCCACTCTGCTGGAAAGTGCCGTCGGGCTCATTCATCCTTCCCGGGGGAAGTTTTTGGCCTTTGGTCAAGAAGTGACCCGCCAAACTAAACAGTGGCAGAAAGCCCGCCTCCTCCTGCAAGAGCCTGGAGAATATATCATTGGCGGTACGGTTTATGATGAAGTGTTTTATCTTCAGAATAAAAAGGAGAGGAAAGCCGGCGCTCAGCGCAACATAGAATATCTGCAAGTCTTCGGAATACCTCCGGAAAAAGCCTTAGCCTACCCGGAATATTTAAGCGGAGGGGAGCGGCAGCGGGTGGCCTTAGCTGCAGCATTGGAATCTTTACCGGAAATTCTCTTGCTGGATGAACCCTTGTTGGGCTTGGACCTGGCGGGTAGGAGCATGATGCTGGAACTTTTGCAGGAGTTGAAAGGCAGAATGACCATCCTGTACATCACCCATGACTGGTCGGAGGTTCGTGAACTGGCGGATGAAGTGTGGCTGGTGGAAAAAGGGCGGATTACCTTCAAGCAACGGAGCAAAGACGGCGCTATGGAAATCGATGATCAGCAGCTTAAGGAGGCAGGGGTCCATTGTTAG
- a CDS encoding ANTAR domain-containing response regulator, whose product MSAGNVLIVCGKSEVAGSMESTLIKEGYHPVNCAHSANEARRQFFIVQPDLIIVSTPLPDEQGIDFVFDAYEKTSAGIIVMARPEQVSHMQDALESTGAMILPKPLNRLTLIQSARFALSVRSSLDQLRSERDNLKKRMDERKLIEQAKWLLVEKLNMSEPEAFRYIQKKAMDLRLPQLQIAEDIINEHA is encoded by the coding sequence ATGAGCGCAGGGAATGTCCTCATCGTCTGTGGAAAATCTGAAGTAGCGGGCAGTATGGAAAGCACACTTATCAAAGAAGGGTATCATCCGGTAAACTGCGCTCATTCAGCCAATGAGGCGCGGCGGCAGTTTTTTATCGTTCAGCCGGATTTAATCATCGTCAGTACCCCTCTTCCTGATGAACAAGGGATTGACTTTGTTTTTGATGCCTATGAGAAAACTTCGGCCGGAATTATTGTGATGGCACGGCCGGAGCAGGTGTCCCATATGCAGGATGCCCTGGAATCCACAGGAGCTATGATTCTGCCGAAACCACTCAATCGCCTTACTTTGATTCAAAGTGCCCGCTTTGCTTTGTCCGTAAGAAGCTCCCTGGATCAATTAAGAAGTGAGCGGGATAACCTCAAGAAGCGCATGGATGAGCGTAAGCTCATCGAACAAGCGAAATGGCTGCTGGTAGAAAAATTAAACATGAGTGAACCGGAGGCCTTCCGCTATATCCAGAAAAAAGCGATGGATTTGCGCCTTCCCCAACTCCAGATAGCTGAAGATATAATTAACGAGCATGCTTAA
- a CDS encoding monomeric [FeFe] hydrogenase yields the protein MAQSEIMKIRRQVLKSALDWVSHDQNRKDRATLARQIIPDGTPRYRCCIHKERAVIEERLKAVLEPDEGPIVRVLKEGCNGCEMHRYSVTDHCQNCVGHFCFTNCPKKAILFINNKAFIDQTRCVECGLCARNCPYHAIIEYRRPCEDSCPTKAISVREDRIASIAEAHCTSCGKCIISCPFGAVAESSQLIHLFEAVRNPEHKIYAVIAPAFVGQFGRKVSPGQVKSALLKLGFQDVLEAALGADRTIELEAREYDERLAHGEEFMTSSCCPAYVSAVIKEKPDLFHHISSTLSPMAQVAHILKEKDPEAKIAFIGPCVAKKEEGKRPETKVDFVLTFEELMVWLDYAGINPAEESEQTLAGPSSYARGFAKAGGVAAALTAYLGQDSPPTYQTEGIQNSLKALETHVKNGDKGFLECMACEGGCINGPWTMIARPIAERALKEFVQSTAAQQ from the coding sequence ATGGCCCAATCGGAAATTATGAAAATTCGCCGCCAAGTCTTAAAATCTGCCCTGGACTGGGTCAGTCATGACCAGAACCGCAAGGATCGCGCCACCTTGGCTCGTCAGATCATTCCCGACGGAACGCCCCGTTACCGTTGCTGTATTCATAAAGAGCGGGCTGTTATCGAGGAGCGTTTAAAAGCTGTTCTTGAACCGGATGAAGGTCCGATAGTGCGTGTTCTTAAGGAAGGCTGCAACGGATGCGAAATGCATCGCTATAGTGTAACCGACCACTGCCAGAATTGTGTTGGTCATTTCTGTTTCACCAACTGTCCTAAAAAAGCAATTCTCTTTATTAACAATAAAGCCTTTATTGACCAGACCCGCTGCGTCGAATGCGGCCTTTGCGCCCGGAATTGCCCCTATCATGCCATCATCGAGTATCGGCGGCCCTGTGAAGACAGCTGCCCGACCAAAGCCATCTCGGTCCGGGAGGATCGGATTGCCAGTATTGCCGAAGCTCACTGTACCAGCTGCGGCAAGTGCATCATCAGCTGCCCTTTCGGAGCCGTGGCCGAATCCTCCCAGCTTATCCATCTTTTTGAGGCAGTCCGTAACCCCGAGCATAAGATCTATGCCGTCATCGCACCGGCCTTTGTAGGACAATTCGGAAGAAAAGTTTCACCAGGACAGGTGAAGTCGGCCCTTCTCAAGCTGGGTTTCCAGGATGTTCTGGAAGCTGCTCTGGGAGCCGATCGGACCATCGAACTGGAAGCCCGGGAATATGATGAACGCCTGGCCCATGGCGAAGAATTCATGACCAGTTCCTGCTGCCCGGCCTATGTCAGTGCCGTTATCAAAGAAAAACCTGATTTATTCCACCACATTTCCAGTACGCTTTCCCCGATGGCCCAGGTGGCTCATATCCTTAAGGAAAAAGATCCTGAAGCAAAGATCGCCTTTATCGGACCCTGTGTGGCCAAAAAAGAAGAAGGCAAACGGCCTGAAACGAAAGTGGATTTTGTGCTTACTTTTGAAGAATTGATGGTCTGGCTTGACTATGCAGGGATCAATCCTGCCGAAGAATCCGAGCAAACCCTGGCCGGACCCAGCTCTTATGCCCGGGGGTTCGCCAAAGCAGGTGGAGTAGCTGCAGCACTCACTGCCTATCTGGGCCAGGATTCTCCCCCCACCTATCAAACTGAAGGAATTCAGAACAGCCTAAAAGCCTTGGAAACCCATGTCAAGAACGGGGACAAGGGTTTTCTGGAATGCATGGCTTGTGAGGGCGGCTGTATCAATGGACCCTGGACCATGATTGCCCGCCCCATCGCTGAGCGGGCTCTTAAAGAATTTGTCCAATCCACTGCTGCTCAGCAGTAA